The following nucleotide sequence is from Psilocybe cubensis strain MGC-MH-2018 chromosome 13, whole genome shotgun sequence.
aaaaaaaatcaaaagttatgttgacggaaaatggtttcagacaaaaagtttaaaaaaaaaaaattcataaatgtgcatatacaatccttactactagcctttatgcccacaataatagaattacacctcagaggtcaaattgtagtctctggaagtccataatgagtctgagaggtattacttaggcgtgacttattgtcacgtgtggtcacgtgtaccattatataagcggccaaaagaacattgtcaaattttcgaaaatctcccaaactcgagaaaacaccatttctgacgtgttagactaaaaaaaaaggaaaaaaattaaaatctttataacttcttgagatcaaaatttttttgaaaaaaaaaaccacagatgtgttcaaagaagcataacctacatatctgtggttcaaaaatgtagaatagtgtgagtgcagaagggttgaaaaggttcggaggtaagccaacttttgcttacctaagggggtgctggttcctgatgagcccaatcttatcTATTGCGCAAAGTGAATGATAACATCAAAGCGAACGTTTATATGCATCATTGAAATCACGATCTCACCTGTAAAGGTACTCTGGCACTATCGAACACTATTAATTATATCGTCGTGGTGGACACGAATGTATGGCCTAGAACTTGGTGGAAGCTAATCCAAACTTGTTTTGTTCAGGCGATCTACAAGATTCCGGCTACCAAACAGAACGTAAACAAATCAGTGACTGTCTAAATTGGATGTATAGAAACTGTATACAGACAACACAGGAGGCCAGAGAGCAATGCAGATAAGTTGATAAAAATGGTAATGATCAAGGCCCACAGGTCATTTGACAACATTCAAACCATCGCAAGTGCCCTTTCCATATCTGGCTTGGCCGATTGCCATGTCCACGCCCACACATCCTGGATGGCTTTGGCAAGTGTGTCTACACTTTCCTGGCTTACTTCATCGCCATCCTTAATGTTTTCAAATCCGGGTGAATGAAGGTCCAATAAGTATCCCAATCGAACCGAAGCGTCTGCGGCAAATACCGCAAATGGTTGACGGACTGTATCGTATATCTTGGTGAGTCTAGGTATATCAAAGTTGCCAGACGTAATTCCTTTGGCTAGGACGTTTGCGAGAACATAAACATCCTGACCAATATCTCGGTAAAGTTAAGAAATTGCGGATAGGGAGCTTGCTTACTTCAATGGCTTGACTAGCGCCGTTGCCAAGATGTGGGGGTGCAGCATGCGCCTAATGTGTAGTGTCAACCATGAGAATATTTTCTCTGAAAGAAATACTTACAGCATCGCCTAGAAGGACAACGGATCCAGATTCAGAGACGTATGTATCGAGCGGCGAATGGTGCTGAATTTCCCAGCGAGATGGGTTTGACATATGCTATACAATTATTCAAGAAATTAAACTCAAAATCTAGGGAAATGATGTAATTGACTCGTACCTTGATAAGCACTTCCACATCGTCAGCCCAGCCCGCAAAATTGGGAGCAAAGTTATCTTTAGATCCTTCAACCAGGACTGGACCGTCGACATATGTCCCTTCCCTAGCGTAGTTTGTAAGAAATGGGACAGCGTTTACTAATTTGCCTTGAAGGATCGGGTAAGCTACAAGATGCTATAAACTCGATATCAAATTAATCTGTTGGTCGGTCATTGGTTGTAACAAACCAACCTTATCCTTTCCAAGGTACTGGGAGTACAAGCGCCAGTGTAAGCGCGTGGGATATTATATTAATATGTGAATTTACTGACCATCACTGCCTCAGTTAACGCACGATGATTCGGAGAGTCCTTTCTAATAAGCTCGGCATCGATGGTGTTTCTATAGACGGTGGAACCTGTCCAAAGAGGTTGTGCTTTTTGGGCAGCTTCTTCCTCAGACCACCCGTTTTTGTTTCGAAGGAATGTCTTGCGAATGGCAGAATTTATACCATCAGCACCGATCAGTAGGTCGCAAGTGACTTTATTGCCGTTCTTGAACTCCAATTCAACGAGgccttcttcaagttcaCGATAACTGATGAGTCGATGCGAGAGATGAACTTTAATGGAAGGAGATATGTGCTTGAGAAGAACTTCTTGCACGTCTGCCCTATGGAACGCAACTGAGCCACCTACAGACGAGACGCGTATAAGATTCGTTGACTTCGTATCAGAAAAAACTAAATTACCTGGCATCATGACATCAATAATATGCCTATCTTCCTTTGTGTCACCTTTTCTAATCTTAAATGTGGGCTCTGAAGAATTCATTAGCGAACGGCGCGAACAGGAGAGTGGCACAGAGTGAAGCCCACTGAGTTGCTCGGGTGAAGGAAGCTCTTGATCAGGAGACATTTTCTGAGCCAAGGAAGCTTCCAATCCCAGACTCTGAATAATTTCCCATCCTCGTGGCCAAATCATGATCCCAGCGCCAATTTGGGTCAACTTCCCTGTGGACTCATAAATGTCGATTTGAAGATGCTCGTCGACTTTGAGGTGACTTAAAGCGACTGCCATAGCCAACCCTCcgataccaccaccactataGTCAGAAGAATCGGTAAAGAAAATGTTAGTTGCATTGGATCTGTGAGCAGCAATGTTGTACTTACACAATAGCAACGCGTTTCCTGATTTCAGACATCAGCAATCCTTCTGAGTAATAAACGGTATCTTCAGGTTTCAAGGACCACTATATATCTAGTCTGAGCCATGCTAGTCCTGGATGGAAGCAATCTATCCGGGAAACGTCATCAAGAAGCATAAAGTCAAAAGTCGATTAGAGCACAGGAGGCAATCCAGCTGAGCGTGGTTTGTCATTATATTTCGCAACATAACGGGTTTGGACTGATGAAATGCACGGCATGAATAGCAGGATGGGAATTCTAACAGAGCTTTCGCAGATATGACTGACTAAAACGGAAGATAGTTCAGACAGATGGTGAAATAGATGGAGGTTGGGAAACCCAAACCTACCAAAAGACACGGTTGAAGCGGAAGGGAGAAACCCATGGCGCGATTAGCCGAGGCCGTGAGTGACCCCCATAGCGATCACGTGGATGAAGATCAATCATCATCGGCAAAGATGCATCTTTGCAGGACTTCATTGCAAACAGATCTGTTTCGGGATGTATAACTTAAAGACCTAGTATGCTCTCCTATGACATTTCTTTGAGTAGTATAGacgagagaagagaagaatcACAAACCATGCTAGGAATTCCGAGTCGAGCGAGTGATCGCCTCAAGACTTCAATCCAGATACTTATGTTCAGGATATGTCCATACCCACTAGCTCAAAGCTCAGCTGA
It contains:
- a CDS encoding Salicylate hydroxylase, which produces MSEIRKRVAIVGGGIGGLAMAVALSHLKVDEHLQIDIYESTGKLTQIGAGIMIWPRGWEIIQSLGLEASLAQKMSPDQELPSPEQLKPTFKIRKGDTKEDRHIIDVMMPGGSVAFHRADVQEVLLKHISPSIKVHLSHRLISYRELEEGLVELEFKNGNKVTCDLLIGADGINSAIRKTFLRNKNGWSEEEAAQKAQPLWTGSTVYRNTIDAELIRKDSPNHRALTEAVMHLVAYPILQGKLVNAVPFLTNYAREGTYVDGPVLVEGSKDNFAPNFAGWADDVEVLIKHMSNPSRWEIQHHSPLDTYVSESGSVVLLGDAAHAAPPHLGNGASQAIEDVYVLANVLAKGITSGNFDIPRLTKIYDTVRQPFAVFAADASVRLGYLLDLHSPGFENIKDGDEVSQESVDTLAKAIQDVWAWTWQSAKPDMERALAMV